The Toxoplasma gondii ME49 chromosome XII, whole genome shotgun sequence genome includes a region encoding these proteins:
- a CDS encoding hypothetical protein (encoded by transcript TGME49_249450), whose product MSRPLYPHGGRRPEGPALHQFAGQVPGSRVSGDVRLLVPSANEGVYAPLHFVQVPPGHLSPPPAGGLSPESVGFLASHAGVYGHPHPSEARAGSRLHDAQARRHLGRENCHFPELSLCAGDQERLVSPHGSARPPTHPASLYFPPNHLPFRACTSPRWEGHLSKSPTSGSAFSHPHSAEKHERSEPLASKQWPPRSLARGSERLERGECVDREERQSPSRNFSGSSNFRSSQAQTAGREQSGHRTDSSQERDHTRRGASHSENQRSRGCPEKLHGREGGDASLSREPPDDARSRAQTRGTVYGEGDAFHGREKGDRQRPPAVSSGRQNALRGQPPHVVSAAAAPPHGPPHTLYRAPAAVHLPGSHLSAGLPSSPPASLHTESTPHPSLTYGVHTADPGAAASAALPAAFAASAAPRPQSSGFPPGSGAAVEERERMRKERQSRQQGRSGDVSGANKRERESSCSLPSQQSTQEETACRASRIYPQVSPFFSGAEGGQSRIPASSAEPSHSLSRVASGDRESRSRSESQRRRMQEESGKHRPYRFQEARRGEGIERAAVGEQGREEQPRGAPYGAHASLHVFWQSRDKDACASSRSDVRHDPDGFAGSSAARREGKDVSSSGVFPSSVSGALEGHSAASASPAPLASSCPVKKLRTAVCYPLPLPSPLDYLHAAADGVSPPQVSFHASTASASALTPLRSLRPEQRQLSLTFMLLRPLPDPLSRTLEQHRLHYMVADASASVVLVLPLPFLRRRATGEKGGEAERSGEEARNSDRTAGGISGDEEEKERLIREVKGVLQPGDVIHMTGAVTSWSAKGEMVITVPLRKGPRDVWQGRQEGNEHSYDSEGSLEVLGRFSFPFVTEPDMSCMFTAVAPEKGERGWSRGGGQVASEFAAFVLKGEEKETLSREIGLAASGASIPCEDLGFPVADPLACLGPPPPFFVLLSP is encoded by the exons ATGTCGAGGCCTCTTTACCCCCATGGGGGACGGCGTCCTGAAGGTCCAGCGCTGCACCAGTTCGCAGGGCAGGTGCCGggctctcgcgtctctgggGATGTGCGGCTTCTCGTCCCGTCTGCAAACGAAGGAGTGTACGCTCCCCTGCACTTTGTGCAGGTTCCTCCTGGCCACTTGTCTCCGCCCCCCGCTGGCGGCCTCTCTCCAGAAAGTGtcggcttcctcgcttctcacGCAGGGGTCTACGGACACCCGCACCCAAGTGAGGCGCGTGCAGGTTCCCGTCTCCACGACGCGCAGGCCAGAAGGCACCTCGGACGAGAAAACTGTCACTTCCCAGAACTGAGTCTCTGTGCAGGCGACCAAGAGCGACTTGTGTCTCCCCACGGCTCAGCCCGGCCTCCGACCCATCCCGCGTCTCTCTACTTCCCTCCAAACCACCTGCCGTTTCGTGCGTGCACCTCCCCCAGGTGGGAGGGACACCTCAGCAAGTCTCCGACCTCTGGCTCGGCTTTTTCGCACCCTCACTCTGCTGAAAAGCACGAACGGAGTGAGCCTTTGGCCTCGAAGCAGTGGCCCCCGCGATCGCTCGCCCGAGGCTCTGAACggctggagagaggcgagtgCGTCGAtcgagaagagcggcagTCTCCGAGTCGAAACTTCTCGGGCTCTTCGAACTTCCGGTCCTCTCAGGCCCAGACCGCTGGGAGGGAACAGAGTGGCCACAGAACGGACTCTTCGCAGGAGCGCGACCACACGAGACGCGGTGCCAGCCACAGTGAGAACCAACGGTCGAGAGGCTGCCCTGAAAAGCTACATGGCCGGGAGGGCggagacgcttctctctcgcgagaaCCACCGGACGATGCTCGGAGTCGCGCGCAAACCAGGGGCACGGTGTATGGGGAGGGGGATGCTTTTCACGGACGAGAAAAGGGCGACAGGCAGCGGCCACCTGCAGTGTCCTCTGGGAGGCAAAATGCGCTGAGGGGTCAACCCCCGCACgtcgtttctgcagctgccgcgcCTCCGCATGGTCCTCCACACACTCTTTATCGTGCTCCGGCGGCTGTACATTTGCCCGGATCCCATCTGTCGGCGGGTCTCCCATCTTCCCCGCCTGCGTCGTTGCACACTGAGTCGACGCCTCACCCGTCCCTCACTTacggtgtacatacagccgACCCCGGGGCAGCTGCGTCTGCGGCGCTCCCAGCGGCGttcgcggcgtctgcggctcCTCGCCCGCAGTCTTCGGGCTTCCCACCCGGATCCGGTGCAGCTGttgaggaaagagagagaatgaggaaggaaaggcagTCTCGACAGCAAGGTCGAAGCGGAGACGTCTCGGGTGCTaacaagcgagagagagagtcgagctGCAGTTTGCCTTCGCAGCAGAGCACACAGgaagaaactgcatgcagagcgtcCAGGATATACCCACAAGTGTCGCCCTTTTTTTCAGGCGCAGAGGGAGGACAGTCTCGGATTCCAGCGTCTAGCGCGGAGCCTTCAcattctctctcgcgagttGCTTCGGGGGATCGGGAGAGTCGGTCGCGGTCAGAAAGTCAGCGAAGACGGATGCAAGAGGAAAGCGGGAAGCACCGACCGTATAGGTTCCAGGAGGCCCGACGGGGAGAAGGCATCGAGAGAGCGGCTGTAGGggaacaagggagagaggagcagccgCGAGGCGCTCCGTATggtgcgcatgcatcgctgCACGTCTTCTGGCAGTCTCGTGACAAGGACGCCTGCGCCTCGAGTCGTTCCGACGTTCGTCACGACCCCGATGGCTTCGCAGGGTCCAGTGCtgcgcggagagaaggcaaagatgtctcttcttcaggtgtctttccttcgtctgtttctggCGCTCTGGAGGGGCACTCAGCTGCCTCCGCGTCTCCAGCTCCTCTAGCGAGTTCCTGCCCTGTCAAGAAACTGCGAACAGCCGTCTGCTACCCTTTACCGCTGCCCTCCCCCCTGGACTACCTACACGCGGCAGCCGACGGCGTCTCCCCTCCCCAGGTGTCTTTTCACGCGAGCACTGCTTCAGCTTCTGCACTCACGCCGCTCCGAAGTCTGCGGCCTGAACAGCGTCAGCTGTCTTTGACCTTCATGCTTCTGCGGCCTCTCCCGGACCCGCTGTCGCGCACCCTCGAACAGCACAGGCTGCACTACATGGTGGCCGACGCCTCGGCGTCAGTCGTCTTGGTGCTGCCTCTGCCGTTTCTGCGCCGCAgggcgacaggagagaagggaggcgaagcggaacggagcggcgaggaagcaagGAATTCCGACCGGACAGCCGGCGGCAtctctggagacgaagaagaaaaggaacgtCTGATTCGCGAGGTCAAGGGAGTGCTTCAACCCGGAGACGTCATCCACATGACGGGAGCGGTCACGAGCTGGTCCGCAAAAGGCGAGATG GTGATTACTGTTCCACTGCGTAAAGGGCCTCGCGATGTTTGGCAAGGACGCCAAGAGGGAAATGAACACAGTTACGACAGTGAAGGGTCTCTTGAGGTTCTAGGACGattttccttccctttcgTGACAGAGCCTGATATGAGCTGCATGTTCACGGCAGTTGCTCCTGAGAAAGGGGAGCGAGGTTGGTCACGGGGAGGTGGCCAAGTGGCTTCAGAATTTGCTGCTTTTGTCCTCAagggggaggagaaagaaacactTAGCCGAGAAATTGGTCTGGCAGCGTCTGGCGCGTCTATTCCGTGCGAAGACCTCGGTTTTCCAGTTGCAGATCCGTTAGCCTGTCTCGGTCCGCCTCCGCCATTCTTTGtact
- a CDS encoding Rhoptry kinase family protein, truncated (incomplete catalytic triad) (encoded by transcript TGME49_249470~Signal peptide predicted by SignalP 2.0 HMM (probability 0.864) with cleavage site probability 0.390 at residue 21), with product MRFSAVLYMLSTCAVCGASLGLTSDEVDTVANTDAAGPAEQNDRFRKLGEKLRSSSDKNETDQATSESEDAHLWSSGSEGASGAPDELTSVTSMPFEEDIGYSQADLTGYSASTSQQSESWAKRAVRKGAAPFLEASESSSASPGVLGLGWSFVRSVWDDLKDLQSSNSSRDKQKEGDEAVNETGQNESFSWMSLWKWWSFYANLPELVETDYEEMKDVVRSMESSKEPVTRQVYMGSAKLAEDLRVPHALLTGGFTVKMCPGSRSKPWKALTEIFLRKKLLPPNSPFFVPLVATAKGKEAATLQFFPPTRGSLRAIATQAPEKLNVVLVMAEMVAAVEALHGLGILHGALSLDAFYVSREGHVQLSDFDSAIVDNVFRPISEMAEPVRDGYRALSRKLNISLLHTKAADVFSLGKAFEALADLTDLENGDRLMLEVLVERMTQADSEKRPSLNDIARDKFFDRVDFDSVRARTNPCVYSCRWRREKMSANDAATTASDADEDSDDDDLP from the exons ATGCGGTTCTCAGCCGTCCTCTACATGCTGTCGACTTGCGCGGTGTGTGGCGCTTCGTTAGGTTTAACGTCTGATGAGGTGGATACGGTGGCCAACACCGATGCTGCCGGTCCCGCGGAGCAGAATGACCGTTTCCGGAAACTGGGTGAAAAACTCCGTTCGTCTTCCGATAAAAATGAAACAGATCAGGCTACTTCAGAGTCTGAGGACGCCCATCTGTGGTCAAGTGGATCCGAAGGAGCGTCTGGAGCTCCTGACGAGCTGACCAGTGTGACTTCTATGCCGTTCGAGGAAGACATAGGGTACAGCCAAGCAGATTTGACGGGGTACTCCGCGTCCACTAGTCAGCAGTCAGAAAGCTGGGCGAAAAG GGCGGTCCGCAAAGGTGCCGCACCTTTCCTCGAAGCTTCTGAGTCATCCTCCGCGTCACCAGGAGTCCTTGGTCTCGGCTGGTCTTTCGTCC GGAGTGTCTGGGATGA TCTGAAAGACCTTCAGTCGTCCAACTCAAGCAGAGATaaacagaaggaaggcgacgaagcagtGAACGAGACTGGACAAAACGAGTCTTTCTCCT GGATGTCGCTCTGGAAATGGTGGTCTTTCTATGCGAATCTGCCGGAATTGGTTGAGACGGACTACGAAGAAATGAAGGACGTGGTACGGTCGATGGAGTCCTCGAAGGAGCCTGTGACGAGGCAGGTGTACATGGGGAGTGCAAAGCTGGCTGAAGATCTTCGCGTTCCACATGCACTGTTGACGGGCGGCTTCACCGTCAAGATGTGCCCGGGGAGCAGAAGCAAGCCGTGGAAAGCGCTTACAGAGATTTTTCTCAGGAAGAAACTTCTGCCGCCGAATTCCCCGTTTTTTGTGCCGCTGGTTGCAACAGCGAAAGGGAAGGAGGCAGCCACGCTTCAGTTTTTTCCTCCGACGCGCGGCAGTCTCCGGGCGATCGCCACGCAGGCCCCAGAAAAGCTGAATGTAGTCTTGGTGATGGCCGAGATGGTGGCGGCTGTGGAGGCGCTGCACGGCCTCGGAATCCTCCACGGAGCGCTCTCGCTGGATGCCTTTTACGTCAGCCGGGAGGGTCATGTTCAGCTGAGCGACTTCGACAGCGCCATTGTCGACAACGTCTTCCGGCCGATCTCGGAGATGGCCGAACCGGTGCGGGACGGGTATAGGGCGCTGTCGCGGAAGCTGAacatttctctcctccacacTAAGGCAGCAGACGTCTTCAGTCTAGGGAAGGCATTTGAGGCTCTCGCGGACCTCACAGATCTCGAGAACGGGGACCGACTCATGCTGGAAGTTCTGGTGGAGCGCATGACCCAAGCGGACTcggagaagagaccgagTCTCAACGACATTGCACGAGACAAATTTTTCGACCGCGTCGATTTCGACTCGGTGCGAGCTCGCACAAATCCATGTGTCTACTCATGCCGCTGGCGGCGGGAGAAAATGTCTGCAAATGACGCAGCCACTACGGCTTCAGACGCTgacgaagacagcgacgacgatGACCTTCCTTAA
- a CDS encoding WD domain, G-beta repeat-containing protein (encoded by transcript TGME49_249460) has protein sequence MHPRVSDSSPHPPCAGRGVLLASVKQEDDLSTVEEQIPSSSLAHISSSSSRSPLFPLYTFPSSFPDAPACINPATNFPLHSLPPESPVSSFLSSLSCSRTSVGASKVSVPSFLVPQANRGGSPSFYRLAPCPATGPAFFSLLWDVTSEQLPRPLPPVCSPARLPLHHTFPFFFTALVDPSAAEAAAPKGSSNPCVSSPRRAEAGTQSVSASPSPFSEQGDAGHGSARERREEGEEEEDVSRREGRGRTAARSFAARLYRQQDVWRRARGISGNLFIDNFRHQRLGEVRLDELSYFFETCYLRTLGVSTQRGLWSNHTASVTRLALDHTGRFLLSGSVDCRVSLYDLDADLLFALNDGQGPITRRLPLGFVTRREKLKPPKRILHPTHCQARLPPLPGSLASPLPGTSSRLSSSSSSFSSVASSSASCSSLGGRRGAGRGHSQRVTSVAWLPTDNGLFVSVGLDPFVKVWDTRAWECVYDIPLGTGIHCCAFSSCLSSSVLSSGDARRNSQPFVENRHAQATSPLSPLLACGGSNGSLQLCDLRLAAPTLTLLGHQGSVLSVCWHPRRPFEIFSGGQDGTMRTWDIRRGDSPLLQFNHLVPDVEFLEIHGTTLPPTLGSRDSAERDDLYDALPSRGASCKQTLSKAEEPRPCSSRTLSSPSSSSSLPSFSSSCSSSASSSSPPSVSPNASSSSSSSSVAFACAIPSLDELSELWEEAPSLSSLSSPSRSSASSFSSPGRRKSHQLPPDFFGRRDAFQDIRSALPASSPSPCSRRASVAELEQDAEEQARAWRTLLSHNSKRISSSVSSSVSSSSGRLCGLSGVALSPGHRERMEGMHAGEGEQQSSSLRCVSPEGTRQDVGRARRNTPEASPARLQVKRRRRGKALLPYMPSLERIYRPLVAEQGQGEQEKRERVRAVEETRRTEGEQRTQRTSEVDQDACEFSSRSPAHIEKEGRQANSVSSRGRREQPEGVSATGGTQRTRAERNQSEGGLMSFRCTDTENNARKKQVFTSSNSSSATATQRTSSLRKPRSRTSSSSSSSSSVSSSSSSSSSSSSSSSSSSTSENSQSDGEGTRERRAVRLNGGERRRGEAALRSPSRVKKKNSFRPSSLPCLRPVTSHARAVRGDPESLLSESCAESLSTSLVSSAVSPSPSASRGSLCGERRHERQTEGSRDLRGEREVFDQNERRASAASPTRCGASSKEEERRDEEASVSAASLIAEYGTLMRRHLQTRGRGVSCPPRCRRASHLSSSHPSSPARLPPSSSSRRGALIVCGETSISLSARTSSPLSRGSDFARPERGRRGRQVGSSPSTSRGVPSSFSRSSSSSSRSVNPPRAPRAARVAAASIDAKKEPSRELSYLGRREGVTDRLLPAVASRKLGRFSLHSPAPPLPSASASGFAHEEGVTEIVSDGHFVLSAGADGCMRLWNADRGSHCFVHYDLLSPLPQRPRGRGRGDRGRGDRGRGDRGRGGPNRVLDVLEEEQGTRVRRRLGRLEASEVFSEGRKRARGSAQFASTQFTLSPSGRFVLTGKGEGLVVLEVVTGIRQEARASAETHRDQVRCVVWNEKRREAYVGLGDGSISVWDTGGFEWLRAVSDDEDEEEDEADWEELGLTPEENPVLHIRPASL, from the exons ATGCATCCGCGCGTGTCAGACTCTTCGCCTCATCCGCCTTGCGCAGGTCGCGGCGTCCTCTTAGCTTCTGTCAAACAGGAAGATGATCTTTCAACGGTGGAAGAGCAGattccttcctcctctttaGCTCAcatttcctcctcctcttcccgtTCTCCGCTGTTTCCCCTGTATACGTTTCCTTCGTCCTTTCCAGATGCCCCTGCCTGTATCAACCCCGCTACGAATTTTCCCCTGCATAGTCTTCCCCCGGAGTCTCcggtctcctcgtttctgtcttctctctcttgttcccGCACTTCTGTTGGCGCTTCGAAGGTCTCCGTtccgtctttcctcgtcccGCAGGCGAATCGCGGcggctctccttctttctaTCGACTAGCACCTTGCCCTGCTACCGGTCccgccttcttttcgcttctctgggACGTCACGTCCGAGCAACTTCCTCGGCCGCTGCCGCCTGTCTGCTCTCCTGCTCGGCTTCCGTTGCACCACacgttccctttcttcttcactgcgCTTGTCGACCCAAGTGCTGCCGAAGCAGCGGCGCCCAAAGGCTCCAGCAAtccctgcgtctcctcgccccgTCGAGCGGAGGCGGGGACACAGTcggtctctgcttcgccttctccgttctcaGAGCAAGGCGACGCCGGTCACGGGAGCGCCCgggaacggcgagaagaaggagaggaagaagaagacgtgtctcgcagagagggaaggggACGCACAGCCGCGCGGAGCTTCGCGGCCCGGCTGTACAGGCAGCAGGACGTGTGGCGACGAGCGCGAGGTATATCGGGGAACCTCTTCATCGACAATTTCCGACACCAGCGGTTGGGTGAAGTCCGGTTGGACGAACTGTCCTATTTCTTCGAG ACTTGTTATCTGCGGACCCTCGGCGTCAGCACGCAACGAGGTCTTTGGAGTAACCACACTGCGTCTGTCACGCGTCTGGCTCTGGACCACACCGG ACGCTTCTTGCTGAGCGGCAGCGTGGActgtcgcgtctccctctACGACCTCGACGCAGATCTGCTGTTCGCCCTCAACGACGGACAGGGCCCGATTACgcggcgccttcctctcggcttcgtcACTCGCAGGGAAAAGCTCAA ACCGCCGAAACGCATCCTCCACCCCACGCACTGCCAAGCGCGGCTTCCGCCGCTTCCaggctctctcgcctctcctctcccagGCACCAGTTCacgtctttcctcctcttcgtcctctttttcctcggttgcttcttcgtccgcttcttgttcttctctgggagggaggagaggagcggGACGCGGGCACTCGCAACGCGTCACGAGTGTCGCGTGGCTTCCGACCGACAACGGCCTGTTCGTCTCGGTGGGTCTCGACCCCTTCGTCAAG GTATGGGATACGCGTGCTTGGGAGTGTGTGTACGACATTCCACTAGGCACAGGGATCCACTGCTgcgccttttcttcctgtctctcctcgtctgtcctctcttccggagacgcgagacggAACTCGCAACCGTTCGTGGAGAACAGACACGCCCAGGCgacctctcctctctcgcctttgctTGCCTGCGGCGGCAGCAATGGAAGTCTACAACTCTGCGACCTCCGTCTCGCCGCGCCCACGCTCACTCTTCTCGGCCACCAAG GTTCGGTGCTCAGTGTCTGCTGGCACCCTCGGCGGCCCTTCGAGATCTTTTCGGGTGGCCAAGACGG GACGATGCGAACGTGGGACATCAGGCGAGGCgactcgcctctccttcagTTCAATCATCTCGTCCCTGACGTCGAATTCCTCGAAATCCATGGAACGACGCTGCCTCCGACTCTCGGCAGTCGCGACTCTGCGGAGAGAGATGACCTTTACGACG CACTGCCCTCTCGTGGCGCTTCCTGCAAACAGACACTTtcaaaagcagaagagccgCGACCGTGCAGCTCTCGAaccctctcttctccctcttcttcttcatccttaccttctttttcttcgtcctgtTCATCATCTGcatcctcctcttctccaccatctgtttctccaaatgcttcctcttcttcttcgtcgtcttctgtggcCTTCGCGTGTGCCATCCCGTCTCTGGACGAGCTTTCAGAGCTCTGGGAAGaggcgccttctctgtcttctctgtcctctccgtcgcgttcttctgcttcgtctttctcctctccagggCGGAGGAAGTCGCATCAACTCCCTCCGGATTTCTTCGGTCGCCGCGACGCGTTTCAAGATATTCGCTCTGCCTtgcctgcctcttccccctccCCTTGTTCTCGACGCGCCTCTGTCGCAGAACTGGAGCAAGATGCAGAAGAGCAAGCGAGGGCATGGCGCACCCTTCTAAGCCACAACTCGAAACGCATCTCGTCTtcagtctcttcctctgtgtcttcttcgagtGGTAGACTGTGCGGCCTTTCTGGGGTCGCTCTGTCGCCAGGGCACCGAGAAAGGATGGAAggaatgcatgcaggagagggagaacagcaAAGCTCGAGTCTGCGTTGTGTGTCTCCTGAAGGCACCAGACAGGACGTCGGACGAGCGCGGAGAAACACTCCAGAGGCTTCGCCTGCTCGTCTCCAAGTtaagagaaggagacgcggaaaagCGTTGCTCCCCTACATGCCCTCTCTCGAGAGAATTTACCGCCCCCTGGTGGCCGAGCAGGGacagggagaacaagagaagagagagagagtgcgAGCAGTGGAGGAGACTCGAAGGACGGAGGGAGAGCAACggacgcagagaacgagTGAAGTCGACCAAGACGCATGCGAGTTTTCTTCCAGATCTCCTGCCCACatagagaaagaaggcagacaagCGAACTCGGTGTCTTCTCGCGGACGAAGGGAACAGCCGGAAGGTGTCTCGGCGACAGGTGGAacacagagaacgcgagcgGAACGAAACCAATCCGAAGGCGGATTGATGTCGTTccgctgtacagacaccgagaacaacgcgcgaaaaaaacaagtgTTCACTTCCTCGAACTCCTCTTCAGCAACTGCGACCCAGAGGACTTCCTCGCTACGAAAGCCACGAAGTCGtacctcttcctcttcttcttcatcttcgtcggtatcttcttcttcctcttcttcctcctcttcctcttcttcctcttcgtcttcgtcgacttCTGAGAACTCGCAGAGCGATGGCGAAggaacgcgggagagaagagctgtAAGGCTGAATggaggagaacggagaagaggcgaagccgCGCTACGGTCACCCTCGCGcgtgaagaaaaagaattcTTTccgaccttcttctcttccttgtctgcGTCCTGTCACTTCGCATGCACGAGCTGTCAGAGGAGACCCTGAGTCGCTTCTGTCTGAGAGCTGCGCAGAGTCCCTCTCCAcatctcttgtctcctctgcggtctctccgtcgccttccgcgtctcgagggtctctctgtggggagagacggcacgagaggcagacagagggCTCACGCGACCTACGGGGGGAAAGAGAAGTTTTCGACCAAAACGAAAGGAGAGCAAGCGCGGCGAGTCCGACAAGATGCGGGGCATCTTCcaaggaagaggagcgcagagacgaagaagcgtctgTTTCTGCCGCCTCGCTTATTGCGGAGTATGGAACGCTCATGCGGAGACATCTTCAGACTCGCGGCCGAGGCGTCTCCTGTCCTCCCAGATGTCGCCGAGCATCTcatctgtcttcttctcacccttcttctcctgctcgtctccctccttcttcttcctcacggAGAGGCGCCCTTATCGTTTGCGGGGAAACGAgtatctctctttctgcacgCACTTCCTCTCCTTTATCTAGAGGAAGCGATTTTGCGAGGCCTGAGAGAGgccgaagagggagacaagtcggttcttctccgtccacATCTCGCGGTGTTCCTTCAtctttttcgcgttcttcatcctcgtcttctcgttctgtAAATCCTCCTCGAGCGCCGAGAGCCGCGCGAGTCGCAGCCGCAAGCATTGATGCGAAGAAAGAACCAAGTCGAGAACTTTCGTATTTAGGGCGGCGAGAGGGGGTCACCGaccgtcttcttcccgcaGTTGCTTCTCGCAAACTCggccgcttttctctccactctccgGCGCCGCCTTTGCCGTCTGCCTCGGCCTCTGGCTTCGCCCACGAAGAAGGCGTCACGGAAATCGTCAGCGATGGGCACTTTGTCCTCTCTGCAGGTGCGgacggctgcatgcgtctatGGAACGCAGATCGAGGCTCCCATTGCTTCGTTCACTACGACCTTCTCAGTCCTCTCCCGCAGCGCCCCAGaggcagagggcgaggggacagagggcgaggagacagagggcgaggagacagagggcgaggcgGACCCAATAGGGTTCTCGACGTTttggaggaagaacagggTACACGAGTTCGAAGAAGACTGGGTCGCCTGGAGGCGTCAGAGGTGTTTTCTGAgggcagaaagagagcgcgaggaagcgcaCAGTTCGCTTCCACGCAGTTCACTTTAAGTCCTTCAGGGCGCTTCGTCTTGACGGGGAAAGGTGAGGGTCTGGTCGTACTGGAAGTCGTGACTGGAATCCGACAGGAGGCGCGTGCATCGGcggagacgcacagagacCAAGTGAGATGCGTCGTCTGGaacgagaagcgacgagaagcCTATGTGGGTCTTGGCGACGGAAGCATCAGCGTCTGGGATACCGGCG gATTCGAGTGGCTTCGTGCGGTCTCGGACGACGAGgatgaggaggaagacgaagcagactgGGAAGAACTTGGTCTAACACCGGAGGAGAACCCTGTCCTGCACATCAGGCCCGCCTCTCTTTGA